A region of the Lujinxingia litoralis genome:
CAGGCGCGCGGTGTCCAGGGGGGCCGGGAGATGCTCGGAGAGCTGGTGGGCGGGGTCGCGCGCCAGCGTGCCGGGGGCGAGGAGGCCGGTGGCACAGAAGAGTGCGCCGCACTCCTCGAAGCACTCTCGGAGCGCGGCGGTGCGCAGGTGAAGGTCGGCCGGAGCGCGCTCGTTTGGGGGCGCCCCGGTGGTGGGGAGCGCGGCGTCGGTGGGCTCCACCGAGCCGGCAAAGAAGGAAAAAAAGCCACCAAGAAACGCGCGATCCGCCCGACGCCGCGCCCAGAAGATTTCGGGGCGGCCGCGATCGGTGCGGATCAGGGTGAGCGAGGCGGTCTGAGTGTTGATGTCGGTGTGAATCATGACTCCAGACCGCCTCGCCAGGTGAGGCGGTGTACGGCGCGTTAGAGGGACTCGGCGAAGGGGTTGCCCTTTTGCGAGAGGCCGATCTGCATGGCCGGCTCGCGCAGGCAGTGTTCCATCATCATGGAGGCCCCGTAGCCGCCGGCGTTGAGCATGGCCAGGATGTCGCCTTCTTGGATGCGAGGCATGGGCCGGTCGCTGGCGAAGACGTCGATGACCTCGTTGATGTTGCCGACGATGGTCACCTGGTGTTCGGGGCTGAAGTCGGCGCGCGTGGTGTGCACAAACTCCTGGTAGAGGTTGTAGTGGCTGGCGCCGGTATGGACGTTAAAGCCGGTGTTTACGCCCACAAACTCGGTGCCGCCCTTCTCCTCGACCATCACGACCTCGGAGAGGAGCACACCGGTGTCTTTGACGATGTAGTCGCCGGGCTCCACGCAGACCTTGATGCCCAGGCCCAGCTGGCGCACCCGCTCGACGATGCCCCGGGCGTAGAGGTTGACGTCGACCGAGCCGTCGCCGGCGGTCAGGGGGACGCCCAGGCCACCGCCGAAGTTTAAGTACTCCAGCGGGCCGTGGGTGTCGATGACCTGGCGCGCGATCGCGGTGAGGCGGTCGACGGCCTGGAAGTACTGGGTGATGGCCGAGCCGGTCCAGCCGCAGCCCACGTGCATGTGCAGGCCCTGGAGGCGCAGCCCGTGCTTCTCGATCAGCGCCAGGGCTTCGGGCAGGCGATCGAGGTAGATGCCGAACTTGGTGGCGCGTTGTCCGGCGTAGGTCAGGTTTTCGTTGATGCCCACCCCGACCTGGGGGTTGATGCGCAGGCCGATGGCCCGGCCGGGATCGACCTGGGCGACCTTCTCGATGACGCTCAGCGAGTCGCAGTTGAGCATGATCGGCAGCCCTTTGAGCTGCTCGAGGTCGCGTTTGCTGACGCTGACATTGGTGAACGTGATTTTCTCAGCGGGAAAGCCCATCTCCAACGCATACAAGACCTCGCGGGGACTGGCAGCGTCGATTCCGGCGACGCCGGTGGCGCGCAGGGTCTCGAGGATCGGCCGGAAGCGATTGGCTTTGACCGCATAGAACACCTGGAAGGGGTGTCCGTGGCGAGCAAAGGCCTGATGGAGCCGCATAAAGTTGTCTTCGACCCGGTCGAGGTCGTAGGCGAAGAGCGGTCTATCAGCGCGTCTGGCAAGGGTCTCGGCGTCGTGGCCGGCGATCTGGAGGCGATGAGTTTCGGGGCGAAGGCCGTCGCGGACCCACCAGTTCTGGTGAGCAGGATCGAGGGCAGCCGGTCGGATCTGAGGAAATCTGTTCACTGCATGTGATCTCCATTGGATGTTGGCACAAGCCCGACAGAGGAGTCGGGGGACGAAGTCAGCGCGAAACGGGCGTAGGAAAGGGGGGGGGAGGGCGCCCGAAAATGCCTGCGCTGACAGGGGGCGAATCTCTAATGAAAGACGCGCAAAAAATCAAGTCTGAGCGTGGCTTTGCGGGGTGTTTTTCGCCTGGCGAAGCGCCGCCATGGAGGCGGCCCCCAGGGTGCCGGCTTCTTCGCCGAGCGTGGGGGTCAGGGGGGTGAGATCGCGGCGAGCGACTTCGAGGACCAGGGGGAGGGTTTTATCGA
Encoded here:
- a CDS encoding diaminopimelate decarboxylase; its protein translation is MNRFPQIRPAALDPAHQNWWVRDGLRPETHRLQIAGHDAETLARRADRPLFAYDLDRVEDNFMRLHQAFARHGHPFQVFYAVKANRFRPILETLRATGVAGIDAASPREVLYALEMGFPAEKITFTNVSVSKRDLEQLKGLPIMLNCDSLSVIEKVAQVDPGRAIGLRINPQVGVGINENLTYAGQRATKFGIYLDRLPEALALIEKHGLRLQGLHMHVGCGWTGSAITQYFQAVDRLTAIARQVIDTHGPLEYLNFGGGLGVPLTAGDGSVDVNLYARGIVERVRQLGLGIKVCVEPGDYIVKDTGVLLSEVVMVEEKGGTEFVGVNTGFNVHTGASHYNLYQEFVHTTRADFSPEHQVTIVGNINEVIDVFASDRPMPRIQEGDILAMLNAGGYGASMMMEHCLREPAMQIGLSQKGNPFAESL